The following DNA comes from Buttiauxella agrestis.
GCTGACGCGGCCGAACTACACCGGCTGGCAGGAAGATGGGAAATACTCCTGGGTTAAAGCGCCAACATTTTACGGCAAAACCGTGGAGATGGGACCGCTCGCGTGGTTGCAGTGTAGCCTGCAAGCCGGGCATCAGCCTACGCAGCAGGTATTTAGCCAGTTCACCGGGATGATGAAAACCCTGACCGGAGAAACGCTTAAAACCGAACAGCTTGAATCTACATTAGGGCGCGTGGTCGGGCGTACGGTTCATGCCTGCGTGCTGCATCAGACTCTCAGTCAGCAGTGGCAAGCGCTGGTCACTAATATTGGCACCGGCGACCACGAAACCTTTATTCCACCAAACATTCCCGCTACCGGTGAAATCCGCGGCGTCGGGTTTATCGAGGCACCGCGCGGGGCTTTGTCGCACTGGGTGGTGATCAAAGACGGCAAAATCGCAAACTATCAGGCGGTTGTACCTTCTACGTGGAATGCCGGGCCGCGCAATTTCAACGATGAGCCTGGCCCGTATGAGCGTGCTCTGGTCGGTACTCCTGTGAGTGACCCGGCTAAACCGCTGGAAGTGGTGCGAACCATTCATTCGTTCGATCCCTGTATGTCGTGCGCCGTTCACATCGTCGATGCCACCGGCGGTGAAGTGACCCGCGTTAAGGTGTTGTGATGAGTATTCTGGTGTTGGGCATAGGCAATTTATTGTTGGGTGACGAAGCGATAGGCGTGCGAATCGTCGAGGCGCTTGAGCAACGCTATCTGCTGCCACCGCACGTTGAAGTGCTCGATGGCGGCACCTCGGGCATGGACCTGATGGACGTGATGGCGAATCGCGACCATTTGATTGTCGCCGATGCGGTACTCACCGGGGACGAGCCTGGGAGTGTCGTGGTGCTTCGTGATGATGAAATCCCGGCGATGTTTACCCGCAAGGTTTCGCCTCATCAGCTTGGGCTTGCCGATGTGCTGATGGCGCTGCGCCTGACCGATGAGTTCCCGGCAAAACTGACGTTGGTTGGCGTGGTGCCACAGACCCTGGCGCCGGGAATTGCTTTGTCGCCGGTCGTGCGTCAGGCGATTGAACCTGCGTTGCAGCAAATTATGGCGGCGTTGCACGCCGAGGGCGTGAGCATGATTAGTGCGGAGGTGTCAGATGTTGCCGGGCATTAACGGGTTTACGCACGACCCCTCCACTTTGCTCGAAGACGCGTTTCAGGCCGTCGCGCAGAAACAAATGCGCCAGTTGCCATTTTATCGGGCGCATATTCCTGTTAGAGCCTGCTGTTTTCAGCTGTTCGAGCATCAATGGCTGGGCAGCATGCTGACGCCCTGGATGCTCAGTTTAATGGTGTTACCAGGGCCAGGTCAGGTGTGGCCGATGCGCATCGTGGGGGAAAAACTGGCGCTTATACTTCCCTGCGGCAATGTTCGTTTTACCGTCGGGGAAATGGACGGTTGTGGGCAATATCTGGCTGCTTCGCTGATGTCACCCCTGGAAAAACAGCTCTCTGTGGACACGATGATCATGCTCGCGGAGCAGACCGCCAGAATGGCGCTGTCATTGCCGGTGGTGGATAGCACTCAGCCTGAAAATCCAGGGCGCAGGGCTTTTTTCCGTATGCCAGTCGGGAGTCCCGAAGGTGCATGAACTCAGCCTCTGTCTCAATATGGTGGAGCTCATCGAGCAACAGGCAAGGCTGCACGGCGCACAAAAAGTGACGCAGGTGTGGCTGGAGCTTGGGGCGCTGGCCTGCATTGAAGAGCAGGCGCTGCGCTTTAGTTTTGCCAGTGCCACTCGCGGCACGCTGGCAGAAAACAGTGAGCTTCGCCTTAGTCATCTTCCTGCTTTGGCGTGGTGCTGGGATTGCAGTCACAGCGTGCAGATTGAAAAGCACACCAGCCCGTGTCCGTTGTGCGGGGGTCGCAAGCTGAGTATTGAGACGGGCGAAAGTCTGCGTATTAAACAGCTGGAAATTGAATAACCACGCAGCGGAGGAATAAGTATGTGTATCGGTGTGCCCGCAAAAATTATTGAGGTAGGTGAGGATTGTCATCATTTCGCCAGCGCCGAGGTGTCGGGCGTAACAGTCAAAATCAATATCTCGCTGGTGTGTGAAGGTTCGCCCCAGGAGTTGGTCGGGCGTTGGGTTTTGCTGCATGTTGGGTTCGCCATGAGCCTGTTGGATGAGCAAGAGGCATTGAACACGCTCGAAGCGCTTAAAGCGATGCAGATGGTTTGACAGGCAAAGGAAAATAACTTTAAGGAGAACCAAAGATGCGTTTTACAACTAAGACTGTTGTTTCACTTTTTGCGCTGTTTCCGGCACTGGCATTGGCTCATACGGGCCAGGATAGTGGGGCGCACCACACTTTAAGTTTCAGTGAAGGTTTTCTCCATCCGCTGACCGGAGCCGATCATCTGGTTGTCATGCTGTTGGTCGGTGTCTGGAGCGCCATGAATACCCGGCAATGGTGGCTTGCGCCGCTGGTGTTCGCCTGGCTTTTATTGACCGGGGCACTGGCGGGTATGGCCGGTCTTACCCTGAGCGGAACGGAATTTATTGTTGCCACTTCGCTGCTGGGGTTGGGCGTGATGGTGGCGCTGCAAATGAAGCTCCCTGAAGCAACGGGCGCGTTAGTCATCGGTGCTTTTGCGATTTTCCACGGGCTGGCGCACGGTGCGGAACTCTCGCACTCTTTAGCCGCGCTTTCAGGGATGGTCCTCGCCACAGCGGGGCTGCATCTGGCGGGGCTTGGCATTGGCTGGCTGTTGATTCGCTCGTCAGTCAAACACGGTGCGTCGCGTGTGCTGGGTGCTTTCGCATCGTTAATCGGCATCGGACTGCTCGCGGGGATGATCTAAGGCGTTTAGCCCTTTTCTTTATGAGTTCTTTATGGGCGACTTTACGGCAAAGCGCCTGAATTTGCAGCAGGCTGTCAATATTTGTTGACACAGCGCTTCCCGCAGCATGGGAACTGTCTTATCATCCAGAGGTTAATAGCTATGAGGATGATATTCCCATGCGTCTTGAAGTCTTTTGTGAAGACCGTCTCGGTCTGACTCGAGAATTACTGGATTTACTGGTACTGCGTAGTATCGATTTACGAGGTATCGAAATTGACCCCATCGGGCGAATCTACCTGAATTTTTCTACCCTCGATTTTGATACTTTCAGCAGCCTGATGGCTGAAATTCGTCGCATCCCGGGAGTGACGGATGTGCGTACCGTGCCGTGGATGCCTTCCGAGCGCGAACATCGTGCGTTAAGCGCCTTGCTTGAAGCGCTACCTGAGCCAGTGCTGTCGCTGGATATGAAAAGCAAAGTTGAGCTGGCGAACCCGGCGAGCTGTGCACTGTTCGGCCAAAACGAAGACAAGTTGCGTAACCATAACGCCGCGAGCCTGGTGAACGGTTTTAACTTTATGCGTTGGCTGGAAAGTGCGCCGACGGAATCTCATACCGAACATGTGGTGATTAACGGGCAGAATTTCCTGATGGAAATCACGCCGGTTCATCTTGATAGCGAAAACGAAGGCGCGACGTTAGTCGGCGCGGTGGTGATGCTGCGTTCAACCGTCCGCATGGGGCGCCAGCTCCAGAACCTCTCTAATACCGATGTCGGCGCGTTTAGCCAGATTGTCGCGGTCAGCCCGAAAATGCGCCATGTCGTTGATCAGGCACATAAACTGGCATTGCTGAATGCACCACTGCTGATTGTGGGTGATACCGGGACCGGTAAAGATTTGCTGGCTCATGCTTGCCATCTTGGCAGCCCACGGGCGCAGAAACCGTATCTGGCGCTCAATTGCGGCTCGATGCCGGATGACGTGGTTGAAAGCGAATTGTTTGGCCATGCGTCAGGCGCATACGCCAATGCCGTCGAAGGTAAAAAGGGCTTCTTTGAGCAGGCAAACGGTGGCTCGGTTCTGCTGGATGAAATTGGTGAAATGTCGCCGCGCATGCAAACAAAACTGCTGCGTTTCCTCAACGACGGGACATTCCGCCGCGTGGGTGAGGAGCATGAAGTTCATGTCGATGTGCGCGTGATTTGTGCGACGCAAAAGAACCTGATTGAAATGGTGCAAAAAGGCGAATTCCGTGAAGATCTCTATTATCGCCTGAACGTCCTCACTCTGAATTTGCCGCCGTTGCGTGACCGCCCGCAAGATATCATGCCGCTGACCGAGCTGTTTGTGGCCCGTTTTGCCGATGAACAAGGTGTTCCGCGTCCGAAACTGGCCAATGACTTAAGTAATGTGTTAACGCGTTATGGTTGGCCGGGCAACGTGCGTCAGTTAAAGAATGCGATCTACCGCGCATTAACCCAACTGGAAGGGTACGAATTACGTCCGCAAGACATTTTGCTGCCAGATTTTGATACCGCGAGTTTAGTGGTTGGGGAAGAGGCAATGGAAGGGTCGCTGGATGATATTACCAGCCGCTTTGAGCGTTCGGTGCTCACACAGCTTTATCGTACTTATCCAAGTACGCGCAAGTTGGCTAAACGTTTGGGCGTTTCGCACACCGCGATTGCGAACAAATTACGTGAATACGGCCTGAGCCAGCGTAAAACAGAAGAGTAATCAATATGCCCCCGGTTCGCGGGGGCATTCACACTTAAGCCTTCAGAGCTTCCAGTGCTGCGGCATAATCTGGCTCATTAGTGATTTCGTTCACTAACTCGCTGAATACCACTTCGTCTTTCTCATTGAGAACCACAACAGCGCGAGCCGTCAGGCCTTTCAGTGCGCCTTCAGAAATACCCACACCGTATGCTTGCTGGAACTCTGGATTACGCAGAGTAGACAGTGTGACAACATTGCTCAGACCTTCTGCGCCGCAGAAGCGAGATTGTGCAAATGGCAGGTCAGCGGAAACACACAGTACAACGGTGTTATCCATCTCTGTCGCCAGTTGGTTGAATTTGCGCACGGAAGCCGCACAAACGCCGGTATCAATGCTTGGGAAAATGTTCAGGACTTTACGTTTTCCATCGAACTGGCTCAAAGTAACATCAGAGAGATCTTTTGCTACCAGAGAGAAGGCTTCAGCTTTGTTGCCAGCTTGTGGGATCTGACCTGCAACCGCTACAGGGTTGCCCTGGAAATGAACGATTTGTGACATGTTTGATTTTCCTGTTTACATATAATTAACGCCGCCCACAGTGTATGTCAGTATTCATCGTCTGAATATAAAAAACTGATACTGCAAGTAAAAGTGTTCTCTGGCTATACTCTGGCAACGATAAAAACAACGACGACAGGCAAAAAATAATGAGAACAGTCAAGGTTTACCAGGAAGCGTGGCCGCTCCATACCCCGTTTGTGATTTCACGTGGTACACGCAGCGAAGCGGTGGTTGTGGTGGTCGAATTGGAAGAAGACGGCATTAAAGCGGTGGGCGAATGCACCCCGTATCCGCGCTATGGCGAGAGTGTGGAATCGGTGCTGGCGCAAATCACCACGGTGATTCCCCAGTTGGAAAAAGGAATCACGCGTGCCCAACTGCAAGATGCGCTGGCGGCGGGTGCCGCGCGTAATGCCATTGATAGCGCATTGTGGGACTTAGAAGCCCGACGCAAACAACGCACGCTGTCTCATATTGCGGGTGTCGAACTCCCGGAACTGGTGACCACCGCACAAACCGTCGGTATTGCTGAACCTGAACAAATGGCCGCCGCCGCGAAACTGCTGTGGGATAAAGGCGCGCGCCTGTTAAAGGTTAAAATTGACGACCGACTGATCACCGAGCGCATGGTGGCGATTCGTGCCGCTGTGCCAGAAGCGGTGATTATCGTTGATGCCAACGAAGCATGGAAAAGTGACGGCCTGGCGGCGCGTTGCCAGTTACTGGCCGATCTGAATGTGGCGATGCTGGAACAGCCGCTGCCTGCCGGGCAGGACAGTGCGTTGGCGAACTTCATCCATCCATTGCCAATTTGTGCGGATGAGAGCTGCCATACTCGTGAAAGCCTTGCCGGGCTGAAAGGGCGCTACGAAATGGTGAACGTCAAGCTGGATAAAACCGGTGGTTTGACCGAAGCGTTGGCCTTAACGCAAGCCGCGCGCGAAGCAGGATTTGATGTGATGTTGGGCTGTATGCTGTGTACGTCGAGAGCTATCGCCGCCGCATTGCCGCTGGCGGCGAAAGTCCGCTTCGCCGATCTCGATGGCCCAACCTGGCTTGCGGTAGACGTTGAACCCGGTTTGCACTTTGAAACCGGGAAACTTTATCCGTAGGGCGGTTATTTTTGCCAGTGCAGTAAGCCCATCATGGCATCCAGATACCGCTCACTCGCTTCGTCAGCCGAGATGGGCGGGAATTCTGCGGTAATACAAGGCAGGTCTAAATCGGCACACCAACTGCCAAATGACCCCGGTGTTTCGTAACCCACGCTGGTCACTAACGGCAGCGCAAACTCTTTCGCAAGCCATGCGCCAAGCGGGGAGTTATCAGGATCTTCAATACAGCCTAACGGATCGTGGAAAGAGACAATCCATGCAGGTTGTAACGTATGAATCAGCTGACATAATGCGGCGGTTTCTGGCTCAGAGCCGGGCTTTTTGCCGGTCGATAACACCACGTCGCGTGCGTCGGCGCTGCTGTTCCAGCGATAAACGGTTTCGCCAGATTTCCAGTTTGCCGCCGGGAAATTACGATTTAAATCCACACCGTTGGCATTGGCGCGTAAACCCAGTTGGCAACCGTCAGGATTCACCGCCAGCACAACGTGATGACGGCGGTGTTCGGGTTCCAGGGTGCGCAGTGCGCAAGACAACGTGACCATGGCCGCATTTTCATCGCCATGCGTGCCTGCAATGATTAAGCCGCTGCGTTGTTCACTCGGGGCGGCCGGGAACCAGATAAGCGGCGCGCCGAACACAGATTTGCCATAACGCTCGGAGCCTTTCGGCAAATGACCACGTTGTGAACGAGGGCGGTGGGCTGACATAGCATTCCTTAAATCGACTCAAATTTTTAATGCTGATAGTAATAGCAGTGATTTAAAAAAAACTCATCTGAAACAATCTCCTGACAGACCCGTTCATCCTTTGCGCCGATATTCACAAAAACCTCACCGGGAGGCGATTTTCGTCACGTTATTTATTTTTGTTATTGGCAAAACAGTTGATTGCGTTACATTGTTTGTCTGTCACTGGCGTGAGCGTAGTGCTGGCCCAAACAAAATTATTCATAAGGGTAAAACATGAAAAAGCGTTTTTTGACTACTTGTTGCGCATTAGCCATTGCCAGCCTCTTTTCTAATGCCTGGGCGGCGGATGTCCCCGCTGGTACTAAACTCGCGGCTGACCAAACTCTGGTTCGCCATATTAAAGATGAACCGGCTTCACTTGATCCCGCCAAAGCCGTCGGGTTGCCAGAAATTCAGGTGATCCGTGATTTGTTTGAAGGCCTGGTTAACCAGAACGAGAAAGGGCAGCTCGAACCCGGTGTCGCCACCAAATGGCAAAGCAACGACAACCGCACCTGGACCTTTACGCTACGTGACAACGCGCGCTGGTCTGATGGCTCACCGGTTACCGCACAAGATTTCGTCTATAGCTGGCAGCGTTTGGTTGATCCGAAAAATACCTCGCCATTTGCCTGGTTTGCCGCCCTTGCTGGCATCAACAACGCACAGGCCATCATTGATGGCAAAATGCCTGCGGATAAACTGGGCGTGACGGCGGTTGATGATAGAACGCTGCGGATTAATCTCGATAAGCCCGTACCATATTTCCCGAATCTGACCGCTAACTTCTCGCTCTATCCGGTGCCAAAAGCGGTAGTTGAGAAATTCGGCAATGACTGGACCAAACCAGGTAACCTGGTCGGCAACGGGGCATATGCGCTCAAAGATCGCATCGTGAACGAAAAACTTGTGGCGGTGCAGAACAAGAATTACTGGGATAACAGCAAAACAGTGATCACCGAGGTGACCTTCATTCCTATCAACCAGGAATCTTCAGCCACCAAGCGTTACCTGGCGGGTGACATTGATATCACTGAGTCATTCCCGAAAAACCTCTATCAAAAGCTATTGAAAGATATTCCGGGCCAGGTTTATACGCCGCCACAATTGGGCACCTATTATTACGCCTTTAACACTCAGAAAGGCCCGACGGCTGACGCGCGTGTGCGTCTTGCCCTGAGCATGTCGATTGACCGTCATATCATGGCTGAAAAGGTATTGGGTACGGGTGAGAAACCGGCGTGGCGCTTTACGCCAGATGTGACGGCGGGCTTTACGCCAGAGCCTTCTCCGTTTGAACAGATGAGCCAGGAAGAAGCCAATGCGCAGGCTAAAACACTGCTGCAAGCAGCAGGCTATGGTCCGAACAAACCGCTTAAATTAACGCTGCTGTATAACACCTCCGAAAACCATCAGAAGATTGCGATTGCTGTAGCATCGATGTGGAAGAAAAATCTTGGTGTGGATGTGAAGCTACAAAACCAGGAGTGGAAAACGTACATCGATAGTCGTAACACCGGTAACTTCGATGTGATTCGTGCATCGTGGGTGGGGGATTACAACGAACCTTCGACGTTCCTGTCGCTGTTAACTTCAACGCACAGCGGTAATATTTCGCGCTTCAACTCCCCGGAATATGACAAAATTCTGGAGCAGGCAAGCCAGGAAACAACCGATGCCGCGCGTAATAAAGATTACAATCAGGCGGAAAAAATCCTCCAGGAAAAAGCTCCGATCGCACCGATTTACCAGTACACCAATGGTCGCTTGATCAAGCCATGGCTGAAAGGGTATCCGATTAATAACCCTGAGGATGTGGCTTACAGCCGTACCATGTATATCGTGGCACATTAATTAAATTTTGATTTAACGGCCCTGACTTTCATCAGGGCCTTTTTGTTTCATCACGAAACAGAAGTGGCGTAACCCCCGGCAATAAACCAGGTGATAAACACGATTGCGGCCACGATGATGGCTATTGGGAACAAAACGCCAATTTTCATTTTCTTCTCATTCTTCAGTGTGGAAAAGTTGCCACTGGTTCCGGCCTTGTTCTTTGGCCTGATACAGCGCCGCATCAGCTTGCGCAATCAGTCGCGTAGCAGACATGCCCGGCTCCCAAATCGCGATACCGAGACTCATTGTGACGCAGGGTAAGACGAGCGACCCGGCATGAGGAATTGCGAGTGCTTTTAAGTTCTGTAGGATACGTTCTGCCACGTCAATCGCCTGCTGCGCAGTGGTATCAGGAAGCAGCATAATAAACTCCTCGCCTCCAAACCGCGCCACAACATCTTGTGTCGAACGAACCGCATCTTCAAGGCATTGAGCGACTTTTATCAGACATTCATCACCGGCCTGATGACCGTAATGGTCGTTATATTTTTTGAAGTGATCGACGTCTAACATAATCACTGACAGCGACGAGTTGCATTGTTCCTCTCGTTGCAGCGCTTTATCCAGCAACAGATGGAACACACGTCGATTGGCAATCCCGGTTAACGGGTCGCGGTTCGCCAACGTTTGTAACTGCGTTATCAAATCTCTGTTTTCATGCTCACGGCGGACGGCCAGAATAAACCAACCGCACAAAATCCGGCGGCCCGACTCAAACAACCCCGCCAGCAGGATATACAACAGCGCATTGAGCACCGTGAGATCAGAAGGATAAACAAAGTTACAGATAAGAATAACCACCCAAATGGGCAGGGTGAAACTCAGTAAAACGCGGGTATCAAAATAGAGTGAAATCAGCGCGGTGAAAATCAGCAACGCGGCGAAGGGGAACACAATCCGCGAATCGCCGCTGGCAATGAAGATGTAAAAACAACACACCCAAAGAGCGCTGATGCCCAGTAATGCCCCGTGCAGGCATTTACTCAGCCACTCGGCGTGTTGATCGGGGGCCATTCGCAAAAGGAAAATCACCGAAGACGAGATGGCGAGTATCAACCCCATAAGCAGTTCAAGCACGGGGTATGATTGCGTGATGTTGGCGATTTGTTGTATCGGCGAAAAGTAAT
Coding sequences within:
- the hybG gene encoding hydrogenase maturation factor HybG, producing MCIGVPAKIIEVGEDCHHFASAEVSGVTVKINISLVCEGSPQELVGRWVLLHVGFAMSLLDEQEALNTLEALKAMQMV
- a CDS encoding HupE/UreJ family protein — protein: MRFTTKTVVSLFALFPALALAHTGQDSGAHHTLSFSEGFLHPLTGADHLVVMLLVGVWSAMNTRQWWLAPLVFAWLLLTGALAGMAGLTLSGTEFIVATSLLGLGVMVALQMKLPEATGALVIGAFAIFHGLAHGAELSHSLAALSGMVLATAGLHLAGLGIGWLLIRSSVKHGASRVLGAFASLIGIGLLAGMI
- the hypA gene encoding hydrogenase maturation nickel metallochaperone HypA; this translates as MHELSLCLNMVELIEQQARLHGAQKVTQVWLELGALACIEEQALRFSFASATRGTLAENSELRLSHLPALAWCWDCSHSVQIEKHTSPCPLCGGRKLSIETGESLRIKQLEIE
- a CDS encoding YoaK family small membrane protein codes for the protein MKIGVLFPIAIIVAAIVFITWFIAGGYATSVS
- the mpaA gene encoding murein tripeptide amidase MpaA → MSAHRPRSQRGHLPKGSERYGKSVFGAPLIWFPAAPSEQRSGLIIAGTHGDENAAMVTLSCALRTLEPEHRRHHVVLAVNPDGCQLGLRANANGVDLNRNFPAANWKSGETVYRWNSSADARDVVLSTGKKPGSEPETAALCQLIHTLQPAWIVSFHDPLGCIEDPDNSPLGAWLAKEFALPLVTSVGYETPGSFGSWCADLDLPCITAEFPPISADEASERYLDAMMGLLHWQK
- the tpx gene encoding thiol peroxidase translates to MSQIVHFQGNPVAVAGQIPQAGNKAEAFSLVAKDLSDVTLSQFDGKRKVLNIFPSIDTGVCAASVRKFNQLATEMDNTVVLCVSADLPFAQSRFCGAEGLSNVVTLSTLRNPEFQQAYGVGISEGALKGLTARAVVVLNEKDEVVFSELVNEITNEPDYAAALEALKA
- the ycjG gene encoding L-Ala-D/L-Glu epimerase; this encodes MRTVKVYQEAWPLHTPFVISRGTRSEAVVVVVELEEDGIKAVGECTPYPRYGESVESVLAQITTVIPQLEKGITRAQLQDALAAGAARNAIDSALWDLEARRKQRTLSHIAGVELPELVTTAQTVGIAEPEQMAAAAKLLWDKGARLLKVKIDDRLITERMVAIRAAVPEAVIIVDANEAWKSDGLAARCQLLADLNVAMLEQPLPAGQDSALANFIHPLPICADESCHTRESLAGLKGRYEMVNVKLDKTGGLTEALALTQAAREAGFDVMLGCMLCTSRAIAAALPLAAKVRFADLDGPTWLAVDVEPGLHFETGKLYP
- the hybE gene encoding hydrogenase-2 assembly chaperone → MLPGINGFTHDPSTLLEDAFQAVAQKQMRQLPFYRAHIPVRACCFQLFEHQWLGSMLTPWMLSLMVLPGPGQVWPMRIVGEKLALILPCGNVRFTVGEMDGCGQYLAASLMSPLEKQLSVDTMIMLAEQTARMALSLPVVDSTQPENPGRRAFFRMPVGSPEGA
- a CDS encoding HyaD/HybD family hydrogenase maturation endopeptidase, yielding MSILVLGIGNLLLGDEAIGVRIVEALEQRYLLPPHVEVLDGGTSGMDLMDVMANRDHLIVADAVLTGDEPGSVVVLRDDEIPAMFTRKVSPHQLGLADVLMALRLTDEFPAKLTLVGVVPQTLAPGIALSPVVRQAIEPALQQIMAALHAEGVSMISAEVSDVAGH
- a CDS encoding GGDEF domain-containing protein, whose translation is MRQRAITISGVWFLWINLLFCLFILGRHYFSPIQQIANITQSYPVLELLMGLILAISSSVIFLLRMAPDQHAEWLSKCLHGALLGISALWVCCFYIFIASGDSRIVFPFAALLIFTALISLYFDTRVLLSFTLPIWVVILICNFVYPSDLTVLNALLYILLAGLFESGRRILCGWFILAVRREHENRDLITQLQTLANRDPLTGIANRRVFHLLLDKALQREEQCNSSLSVIMLDVDHFKKYNDHYGHQAGDECLIKVAQCLEDAVRSTQDVVARFGGEEFIMLLPDTTAQQAIDVAERILQNLKALAIPHAGSLVLPCVTMSLGIAIWEPGMSATRLIAQADAALYQAKEQGRNQWQLFHTEE
- a CDS encoding peptide ABC transporter substrate-binding protein, whose product is MKKRFLTTCCALAIASLFSNAWAADVPAGTKLAADQTLVRHIKDEPASLDPAKAVGLPEIQVIRDLFEGLVNQNEKGQLEPGVATKWQSNDNRTWTFTLRDNARWSDGSPVTAQDFVYSWQRLVDPKNTSPFAWFAALAGINNAQAIIDGKMPADKLGVTAVDDRTLRINLDKPVPYFPNLTANFSLYPVPKAVVEKFGNDWTKPGNLVGNGAYALKDRIVNEKLVAVQNKNYWDNSKTVITEVTFIPINQESSATKRYLAGDIDITESFPKNLYQKLLKDIPGQVYTPPQLGTYYYAFNTQKGPTADARVRLALSMSIDRHIMAEKVLGTGEKPAWRFTPDVTAGFTPEPSPFEQMSQEEANAQAKTLLQAAGYGPNKPLKLTLLYNTSENHQKIAIAVASMWKKNLGVDVKLQNQEWKTYIDSRNTGNFDVIRASWVGDYNEPSTFLSLLTSTHSGNISRFNSPEYDKILEQASQETTDAARNKDYNQAEKILQEKAPIAPIYQYTNGRLIKPWLKGYPINNPEDVAYSRTMYIVAH
- the tyrR gene encoding transcriptional regulator TyrR; the protein is MRLEVFCEDRLGLTRELLDLLVLRSIDLRGIEIDPIGRIYLNFSTLDFDTFSSLMAEIRRIPGVTDVRTVPWMPSEREHRALSALLEALPEPVLSLDMKSKVELANPASCALFGQNEDKLRNHNAASLVNGFNFMRWLESAPTESHTEHVVINGQNFLMEITPVHLDSENEGATLVGAVVMLRSTVRMGRQLQNLSNTDVGAFSQIVAVSPKMRHVVDQAHKLALLNAPLLIVGDTGTGKDLLAHACHLGSPRAQKPYLALNCGSMPDDVVESELFGHASGAYANAVEGKKGFFEQANGGSVLLDEIGEMSPRMQTKLLRFLNDGTFRRVGEEHEVHVDVRVICATQKNLIEMVQKGEFREDLYYRLNVLTLNLPPLRDRPQDIMPLTELFVARFADEQGVPRPKLANDLSNVLTRYGWPGNVRQLKNAIYRALTQLEGYELRPQDILLPDFDTASLVVGEEAMEGSLDDITSRFERSVLTQLYRTYPSTRKLAKRLGVSHTAIANKLREYGLSQRKTEE